Proteins encoded in a region of the Frondihabitans sp. 762G35 genome:
- a CDS encoding TlpA family protein disulfide reductase: MDPVLALLLLGALVAAATVVGLVWRRTTGRVGRRTLDDTPGTVIRPADVGVDGGFGERGTLLQFSTEFCTFCPATRRLLSGLAERNDGVVHVDVDLTHAPDLAKRYDVLQTPTTLLLDDRGIVRGRIGGPPRPRDLETELARLLGEDRVDA; encoded by the coding sequence GTGGATCCTGTTCTCGCCCTCCTCCTGCTCGGCGCCCTGGTCGCTGCAGCGACCGTGGTCGGCCTGGTCTGGCGACGGACCACCGGCCGTGTCGGTCGCCGAACCCTCGATGACACCCCGGGGACCGTTATCCGGCCCGCCGATGTCGGGGTCGACGGCGGCTTCGGGGAGCGGGGCACCCTCCTGCAGTTCTCGACCGAGTTCTGCACCTTCTGCCCGGCGACCCGGCGCCTCCTGAGCGGACTCGCCGAGCGGAACGACGGCGTGGTCCACGTCGACGTCGACCTCACGCACGCGCCCGACCTGGCCAAGCGCTACGACGTCCTGCAGACCCCGACGACCCTCCTGCTGGACGACCGCGGCATCGTCCGCGGCCGGATCGGCGGACCCCCCAGACCCCGCGACCTCGAGACCGAGCTCGCCCGACTCCTCGGAGAAGACCGTGTCGACGCCTGA